Proteins from a genomic interval of Medicago truncatula cultivar Jemalong A17 chromosome 3, MtrunA17r5.0-ANR, whole genome shotgun sequence:
- the LOC11411787 gene encoding uncharacterized protein translates to MVFIVPPSGEKFSLDVNPNATTVHQLKVAIQQFNGMPVSNQRLFFSGSLGQNDSDLISNLGIGPFSTLTLHTPFYGGAADDDTIGANSSTTKEELVKETEVESDSESDKEAEAEAKAKEEAYEYFFKYADLESKMESNSDDDRIFESRRKRLAAENEKQRTRVIIDRDLKKIFTELDHELDQEYKEGLEEDKKVMEELQKAEEAWKRTKAMEREKAKRKANKKGKKELDMKIKEAEAKEG, encoded by the coding sequence ATGGTATTCATTGTGCCACCGAGCGGCGAGAAGTTTTCCTTAGACGTAAACCCTAACGCCACCACTGTCCATCAGTTGAAGGTCGCGATCCAACAATTCAACGGCATGCCTGTTTCCAATCAGCGTCTCTTCTTTTCCGGAAGCCTCGGACAAAACGATTCCGATCTCATCTCTAACCTTGGAATTGGACCCTTCTCAACCCTAACCCTGCACACCCCCTTTTATGGTGGTGCCGCCGACGACGACACAATAGGGGCAAACTCCAGTACCACAAAGGAGGAATTAGTCAAGGAGACGGAGGTGGAGTCTGATTCTGAGTCTGACAAAGAGGCCGAGGCCGAGGCCAAGGCCAAGGAGGAGGCGTATGAATATTTCTTCAAGTACGCAGATCTGGAAAGTAAGATGGAGTCGAATTCTGATGATGATCGCATTTTTGAAAGCCGTAGGAAGAGACTTGCTGCCGAAAATGAAAAACAACGAACGCGTGTCATAATTGACAGAGATCTGAAGAAGATCTTTACTGAGTTGGATCATGAATTGGATCAAGAATATAAGGAGGGTTTAGAAGAAGACAAGAAGGTCATGGAGGAGTTGCAGAAGGCCGAGGAGGCTTGGAAGAGGACCAAGGCCATGGAGAGGGAGAAGGCTAAGAGGAAGGCTAACAAGAAAGGCAAGAAGGAGCTTGACATGAAGATCAAGGAGGCCGAGGCGAAGGAGGGATGA
- the LOC11420307 gene encoding pentatricopeptide repeat-containing protein At2g13420, mitochondrial, giving the protein MAFLLKPSHRNFNSSITRFFSSISSQTQNDAELISKILLTHHNPYHFTESSLQLNGITLTPILLTQTLTLLKHHSKIALSLHNFSKSLPNPPLSLQSYNLLIDIVSKVHQFDLASQLIVEMDQINLPPTPTTFFILIKRLISANLTRQAVRAFNEIESYTDTKLTSDHFTYLLDTLCKYGYVKHACELFNRNSNRFVADVKMYTVLIYGWCKIGRFKTALSFLNEMKVKGVEPNVVTYNVILNGICRKASLHPEERFERTIRDAEKVFDEMRESGIEPDVTSFSIVLHVYSRAHKPQLVLDKLGLMKEKGICPNVVTYTSVIKCLCSCGRIEEAEDLIDEMVRNGVSPCAATYNCFFKEYRGRKDADKALKFFKKMKEDGLCEPTTHTYGVLIAMFLKADMIGVVKEIWNDMMESGVGPDLDSYTVLIHGLCESKKWREACQYFVEMIEKGFLPQKVTFETLYRGLIQSDMLRTWRRLKKRLDQESITFGSEFQNYHLKPYKR; this is encoded by the coding sequence ATGGCGTTTCTTCTGAAACCCTCACACCGCAATTTCAACTCCTCCATCACACGCTTCTTCTCTTCAATCTCTTCACAAACCCAAAACGACGCCGAATTAATCTCCAAAATACTCCTAACACACCACAACCCTTACCACTTCACAGAATCTTCCCTTCAACTCAATGGCATAACCCTAACCCCAATTCTCTTAACCCAAACCCTAACTCTCCTCAAACACCACTCCAAAATCGCTCTTTCCCTTCACAATTTCTCCAAATCTCTCCCAAACCCACCTCTCTCTCTTCAATCCTACAATCTCCTCATTGATATTGTCTCCAAAGTTCATCAATTCGACCTCGCTTCGCAACTCATTGTTGAAATGGACCAAATTAACCTCCCTCCTACACCCACCACTTTTTTCATCCTCATTAAAAGACTTATCTCTGCTAATTTAACCCGTCAAGCCGTTCGCGCTTTCAATGAAATCGAATCGTATACAGATACTAAATTAACATCAGACCATTTCACTTACTTGCTTGACACGTTATGTAAGTATGGTTACGTTAAACACGCTTGCGAGTTGTTTAACAGAAATTCTAATAGATTTGTAGCTGATGTCAAAATGTATACTGTTTTGATATATGGTTGGTGTAAGATTGGAAGGTTTAAGACGGCATTGTCGTTTTTGAATGAGATGAAGGTGAAAGGAGTTGAACCAAATGTTGTTACTTATAATGTGATATTGAATGGGATATGTCGAAAGGCAAGTTTGCATCCGGAGGAGAGATTTGAGAGGACTATAAGGGATGCAGAgaaggtgtttgatgaaatgcgtGAGAGTGGGATTGAGCCGGATGTGACTAGCTTTTCGATTGTTTTGCATGTTTATAGTAGGGCGCATAAGCCGCAGTTGGTTTTGGATAAGTTGGGTTTGATGAAGGAGAAAGGGATTTGTCCGAATGTGGTCACTTATACGTCGGTGATTAAGTGTCTTTGTTCGTGTGGGAGGATTGAAGAGGCGGAGGATTTGATTGATGAGATGGTGAGGAATGGTGTGAGTCCTTGTGCTGCGACGTATAATTGTTTCTTTAAGGAGTATAGAGGGAGGAAGGATGCAGATAAGGCTTTGAAGTTTTTTAAGAAGATGAAGGAGGATGGGTTGTGTGAGCCGACGACACATACCTATGGGGTTTTGATTGCCATGTTTTTGAAGGCGGATATGATTGGTGTTGTTAAGGAGATTTGGAATGATATGATGGAGAGTGGGGTTGGACCGGATTTAGATTCGTATACGGTTTTGATACATGGGTTGTGTGAGAGCAAGAAATGGAGGGAGGCTTGCCAATATTTTGTTGAGATGATAGAAAAGGGGTTTCTTCCTCAGAAAGTTACATTTGAGACACTATATAGAGGTCTCATTCAGTCTGATATGTTGAGGACTTGGAGGAGATTGAAGAAGAGGCTTGATCAAGAGTCCATAACATTTGGTTCAGAGTTTCAAAATTATCATTTGAAGCCATATAAGAGATGA
- the LOC112420516 gene encoding uncharacterized protein has product MLWCIWRRRNDKVWDGQLQPSNIAVQLARELLFQWQAARNSATTQVQQSPQDTIAWQPPAAGFLKCNVDAAIFSEQNRFGTGMCVRDQRGRFLKAATNWYEGCPPPQEAEAVGLRDAILWLGQLELSNVQLELDCKLVVDSIYDKNNNQAEFGSIIDDCRSLLQQFTNFKISFVRRQANVVAHSFARVSIFQARHQVFDLIPSCIPNCVMNEMI; this is encoded by the coding sequence ATGTTATGGTGTATTTGGAGACGTCGTAATGACAAGGTATGGGATGGTCAGCTGCAGCCGAGTAACATAGCAGTCCAGCTAGCGCGCGAGTTGTTATTTCAATGGCAAGCTGCTAGAAATTCTGCTACTACACAAGTTCAGCAATCACCGCAAGATACAATTGCGTGGCAGCCACCAGCCGCGGGATTTCTGAAATGTAACGTAGATGCAGCCATTTTCAGTGAACAGAACCGGTTTGGGACAGGTATGTGTGTTCGAGATCAGCGAGGCAGGTTCTTAAAAGCTGCTACAAATTGGTATGAAGGTTGTCCTCCTCCTCAAGAAGCGGAAGCAGTTGGATTACGCGATGCCATTTTGTGGCTTGGACAGTTAGAATTATCAAATGTGCAATTAGAACTAGATTGTAAACTAGTGGTGGATAGCATATATGATAAGAATAACAACCAGGCAGAATTTGGTAGTATCATTGATGACTGCAGGTCACTATTACAACAATTTACAAACTTTAAGATAAGTTTTGTTAGGAGACAAGCGAATGTTGTCGCTCATAGTTTCGCTAGGGTGTCAATATTTCAAGCTCGTCACCAAGTCTTTGATTTGATTCCATCTTGTATTCCAAATTGTGTGATGAATGAAATGATATGA